Proteins encoded together in one Marinithermus hydrothermalis DSM 14884 window:
- a CDS encoding RelA/SpoT family protein, with the protein MMTSLVTPHTLWKHLEPKLGYLTPQQRNRVQEALEFAFTAHDGQHRKSGDPFITHPVAVAGILAELKMDEDTLIAGLLHDTVEDTDVTLDAIEARFGPTVRRIVEGETKVSKLPKIAESIEDEQAENLRQMFIAMTEDVRIIIVKLADRLHNMRTLEFMPPEKQQRISRETLEIFAPLAHRLGIGQIKWELEDLAFRYLHPEECAALEVRLSHHRAEHQAIVERAKAALEEALAKDYVLKLAVQEYTVTGRTKHLYSIWKKMERDGKTLEQIYDLLALRVILDPRPSSDPEEAKAREKQVCYHVIGLVHALWQPIPGRVKDYIAMPKPNGYQSLHTTVITWQGMPLEVQIRTREMHRIAEYGIAAHWLYKEGLTNPEEVKRRVSWLRAIQEWQQEFSSSREFVEAVTKDLLGGRVFVFTPKGQIINLPKGATPVDFAYHIHTEVGHSMIGAKVNGRIVPLSYELQNADIVEIITSKASTGPSKDWLNYAKTRSARSKIRHFFREQERGETLVKGQRALEKYLKRRGLPLPKEAELEAIAQKLLGHASPEDLYLAIVQGRVTTAQVARLLVPEEERTPRIAPPPDKKQPLNLGVYLEGDLKAPIKMASCCRPVRDDAILGYVTRGRGVTVHRTDCPNMKRLLREQPERCLAARWDSSTNGTYLVQLHIEADDRAGLLRDVLNVFALMGKSVLSADTQVSGTTASMQLRFEVKDAQELARIKEGIRKIPEIRRITRM; encoded by the coding sequence ATGATGACCTCCCTAGTCACACCCCACACCCTCTGGAAGCACCTCGAACCCAAGCTCGGCTACCTCACCCCCCAACAACGCAACCGGGTGCAGGAAGCCCTGGAGTTCGCCTTCACCGCGCACGACGGACAGCACCGCAAAAGCGGCGACCCCTTCATCACGCACCCCGTCGCCGTCGCGGGCATCCTAGCCGAACTCAAGATGGACGAAGACACCCTCATCGCCGGGCTCCTCCACGACACGGTCGAGGACACCGACGTCACCCTCGACGCGATCGAAGCCCGCTTCGGGCCCACCGTCCGGCGCATCGTCGAAGGCGAAACCAAAGTCAGTAAACTCCCCAAGATCGCGGAATCCATCGAGGACGAACAAGCCGAAAACCTCCGGCAGATGTTCATCGCCATGACCGAGGACGTGCGCATCATCATCGTCAAACTCGCCGACCGCCTACACAACATGCGCACCCTCGAGTTCATGCCCCCCGAAAAACAACAACGCATCTCCCGCGAAACCCTCGAGATCTTCGCACCGCTCGCGCACCGCCTCGGCATCGGGCAGATCAAATGGGAGCTCGAGGACCTCGCGTTCCGGTACCTGCACCCCGAAGAGTGCGCGGCCCTCGAGGTGCGCCTCAGCCACCACCGCGCCGAACACCAAGCGATCGTCGAACGCGCCAAAGCCGCGCTCGAAGAAGCGCTCGCCAAAGACTACGTGCTGAAACTCGCGGTGCAGGAGTACACCGTCACGGGGCGCACCAAGCACCTCTACAGCATCTGGAAAAAAATGGAGCGCGACGGGAAAACCCTCGAGCAAATCTACGACCTTCTCGCCCTGCGCGTCATCCTTGATCCGCGCCCCAGCAGCGACCCCGAGGAAGCCAAAGCCCGCGAAAAACAAGTGTGCTACCACGTGATCGGCCTCGTGCACGCGCTATGGCAACCCATCCCCGGCCGGGTCAAGGACTACATCGCGATGCCCAAACCCAACGGGTACCAGTCCCTGCACACCACGGTCATCACCTGGCAAGGCATGCCCCTCGAGGTGCAGATCCGCACGCGGGAGATGCACCGCATCGCCGAGTACGGGATCGCCGCGCACTGGCTGTACAAGGAAGGCCTGACGAACCCCGAGGAAGTCAAGCGCCGCGTGAGCTGGCTGCGCGCGATCCAGGAGTGGCAGCAGGAGTTCTCCAGCTCGCGGGAGTTCGTCGAGGCCGTCACGAAAGACCTTCTGGGCGGCCGGGTCTTCGTCTTCACGCCCAAAGGCCAGATCATCAACCTTCCCAAAGGCGCGACCCCGGTGGATTTCGCGTACCACATCCACACCGAGGTCGGGCACAGCATGATCGGGGCCAAGGTGAACGGGCGGATCGTGCCCCTCTCGTACGAGCTGCAAAACGCGGACATCGTGGAGATCATCACCTCCAAAGCCTCCACCGGCCCCTCCAAGGACTGGCTGAACTACGCCAAGACCCGCTCCGCGCGCAGCAAGATCCGGCACTTCTTCCGCGAGCAAGAGCGCGGTGAAACGCTCGTTAAAGGCCAACGCGCCCTGGAGAAGTACCTCAAGCGGCGCGGCCTGCCCCTCCCCAAAGAGGCGGAGCTCGAGGCCATCGCGCAGAAACTCCTGGGGCACGCCTCCCCCGAGGACCTGTACCTCGCGATCGTGCAAGGGCGCGTCACCACCGCGCAGGTCGCGCGCCTATTGGTCCCGGAGGAGGAACGCACGCCCCGCATCGCGCCGCCCCCCGACAAGAAACAACCCCTGAACCTGGGCGTGTACCTCGAAGGGGACCTCAAAGCGCCCATCAAGATGGCCTCGTGCTGCCGCCCCGTGCGGGACGACGCGATCCTAGGGTACGTGACGCGCGGTCGGGGCGTGACGGTGCACCGCACGGACTGCCCGAACATGAAGCGCCTGCTGCGCGAGCAGCCGGAGCGCTGCCTCGCCGCGCGGTGGGACTCGAGCACAAACGGCACGTACCTGGTGCAGCTCCACATCGAAGCGGACGACCGCGCGGGGTTGTTGCGGGACGTGCTGAACGTCTTCGCGTTGATGGGCAAGTCCGTTCTCAGTGCGGACACGCAGGTGAGCGGCACGACCGCCTCGATGCAGCTGCGTTTCGAGGTCAAGGACGCGCAAGAACTCGCGCGGATCAAGGAAGGCATCCGCAAGATCCCGGAGATCCGCCGGATCACCCGAATGTAA
- a CDS encoding DUF92 domain-containing protein, whose translation MLLAWFALAYGVGLAAERLGWLRAGSAWAAGLVGGLVLYGGGLPAAFLLLAFVAVGHWASRRNPNSEDRRGRTAPQVLANGLPAALALALGSPAFFLGALGAALADTLATEVGRAAPWAWRPDRGRVPSGTNAAVSLHGTLALLAGSALLSLAAPFFATQSMAVFLGGVAGAVLDSLTGFYLEERVPWWGNNLNNTIATAFGGLVALALA comes from the coding sequence ATGCTCCTGGCGTGGTTCGCGCTCGCGTACGGCGTAGGGCTCGCGGCCGAACGGCTCGGCTGGCTCCGCGCGGGCAGCGCGTGGGCCGCAGGGCTCGTGGGCGGGCTTGTCCTGTACGGGGGTGGGCTTCCTGCTGCCTTCCTCCTCCTGGCGTTCGTGGCGGTGGGGCACTGGGCGAGCCGCCGAAACCCCAACAGCGAGGACCGGCGCGGGCGCACCGCGCCTCAGGTCCTCGCGAACGGGCTGCCCGCTGCGCTCGCCCTCGCGCTGGGTAGCCCCGCCTTCTTCCTGGGCGCGCTCGGAGCTGCCCTCGCGGACACGCTCGCCACGGAGGTAGGCCGCGCCGCCCCCTGGGCGTGGCGGCCGGACCGGGGACGAGTCCCGAGCGGCACGAACGCCGCCGTGAGCCTCCACGGGACCCTCGCGCTCCTCGCGGGCAGCGCCCTCCTCTCCCTGGCTGCGCCGTTCTTCGCGACACAATCCATGGCGGTGTTCCTGGGTGGTGTGGCTGGCGCGGTGCTGGACAGCCTCACCGGGTTTTACCTGGAGGAGCGCGTTCCCTGGTGGGGGAACAACCTCAACAACACGATCGCGACGGCCTTCGGTGGGCTCGTCGCGCTCGCGCTCGCCTAA
- a CDS encoding metal-sensitive transcriptional regulator: MLKPVKVSELPEDTQKRLVHRLSRIEGHVRAVKRMLEEGQSCNDVLLQLAAIASAVGKVEAELLKAHLTSCVLGEGRERDVEELLKAIDRLF, translated from the coding sequence ATGCTAAAGCCCGTGAAGGTCAGCGAACTCCCGGAGGACACCCAGAAGCGGCTCGTGCACCGGCTGAGCCGCATCGAAGGGCACGTGCGTGCCGTGAAACGCATGCTCGAGGAAGGCCAGTCCTGCAACGACGTGCTCCTCCAACTCGCCGCGATCGCCTCCGCGGTCGGCAAGGTGGAGGCGGAACTCTTAAAAGCCCACCTCACCTCCTGCGTCCTGGGCGAAGGCCGCGAGCGCGACGTGGAGGAGCTCTTAAAAGCCATCGACCGGTTGTTCTAA
- a CDS encoding HAD family hydrolase, translated as MRGTQAEVLVLDLDGTLRDLVQTDGKIPQATLEAVCRAHHARPRLHVVVNTGQTLEHVMGLVQQVFGRRVVYSGRFAVVYEHGAGVYLPGPLGVRKIPLYALLDRRLLRVFDRVREGIFHACRTALGWGCREFHLQGNEFNIALKPNAPEGSREADQVCRTAAALLLRVLAECAAAEDGQNASALEAALALEARREAKLSFLPPPNRAAPSVPDWLAVQFFYYPADLVGLSARQLTKVTGLEAVLHAWGLDQPRAVVLGDGEDDLEVMRAVAGWPGSLVACPEGAREAVRAYVTAASGVVYPPGRAELALEAAGLAGA; from the coding sequence ATGCGCGGTACCCAGGCGGAAGTGCTGGTCCTTGACCTCGACGGCACGCTTCGAGACCTCGTCCAGACCGACGGTAAGATCCCTCAAGCGACCCTCGAGGCGGTCTGCCGCGCGCACCACGCGCGTCCGCGGCTGCACGTGGTGGTGAACACCGGGCAGACGCTCGAGCACGTGATGGGGTTGGTGCAGCAGGTTTTCGGGCGGCGCGTGGTGTATTCGGGGCGGTTCGCCGTCGTGTACGAGCACGGGGCGGGCGTGTACCTCCCCGGGCCGTTAGGGGTGCGTAAGATCCCGCTCTACGCGCTTTTGGATCGCCGGCTGCTGCGCGTGTTCGACCGCGTGCGCGAGGGCATCTTCCACGCGTGCCGCACCGCGTTGGGGTGGGGGTGCCGGGAGTTCCACCTCCAAGGGAACGAGTTCAACATCGCCCTCAAACCCAACGCGCCCGAGGGCAGCCGCGAGGCGGACCAGGTGTGCCGCACCGCCGCGGCTTTACTGCTGCGCGTGCTGGCCGAGTGCGCCGCGGCCGAGGACGGCCAGAACGCCTCGGCCCTCGAGGCGGCCCTCGCCCTGGAGGCCCGGCGGGAGGCGAAGCTTTCCTTCCTGCCCCCACCGAACCGGGCCGCGCCGAGCGTGCCGGACTGGCTCGCGGTGCAGTTCTTTTACTACCCCGCGGACCTCGTGGGCCTCTCCGCCCGGCAGCTCACCAAGGTCACCGGCCTCGAGGCCGTCCTGCACGCTTGGGGGCTGGACCAACCGCGGGCGGTGGTGCTGGGGGACGGGGAGGACGACCTCGAGGTCATGCGGGCTGTGGCGGGGTGGCCGGGAAGCCTCGTGGCTTGCCCGGAGGGCGCGCGGGAAGCGGTGCGCGCGTACGTGACGGCGGCGAGCGGGGTGGTGTACCCGCCGGGCCGGGCGGAGCTGGCCCTGGAAGCTGCGGGGCTGGCGGGCGCTTAG
- a CDS encoding NUDIX hydrolase → MQPRLGTLIYCLRDRQVLLMHRAKEPNLGLWVPPGGKLEPGEDPRAGALRELREETGLAAHDLRFRAVVTIVEHVPHGPDWWVLFLYAATQWAGTLREESPEGRLAWWPVREVPRLALPPADARFFARAVDLDAPPFHARYEFDAAFRLRSAEVHAV, encoded by the coding sequence ATGCAGCCGCGACTCGGGACCCTGATCTACTGCTTGCGAGACAGGCAGGTGCTCCTGATGCACCGGGCCAAGGAGCCGAACCTAGGGCTTTGGGTGCCGCCCGGAGGGAAGCTCGAGCCGGGCGAGGACCCCAGGGCGGGCGCGTTGCGGGAGCTTCGGGAGGAGACGGGGCTCGCGGCGCACGACCTGCGGTTCCGCGCCGTGGTGACGATCGTGGAGCACGTACCGCACGGCCCGGACTGGTGGGTGCTTTTTTTGTACGCCGCCACCCAATGGGCGGGGACGCTCCGGGAGGAAAGCCCGGAAGGCCGGCTCGCCTGGTGGCCGGTGCGCGAGGTGCCGCGCCTGGCGTTACCGCCAGCGGACGCGCGGTTCTTCGCCCGAGCGGTGGACCTTGACGCGCCGCCGTTCCACGCGCGGTACGAGTTCGACGCGGCGTTTCGCTTGCGGAGCGCGGAGGTGCACGCCGTTTAA
- a CDS encoding LysM peptidoglycan-binding domain-containing M23 family metallopeptidase — MPCCLRWLLWLVVWGGSLALAQPAVWYEVQPGDTLYRIAQRYGTTIPALVAANRLEDPNVLAVGQRLRIPGEHPWPQTWPAPIQGVRVTPHPVVQGQAFGVRVALERPVPLEARFQGVRYPLAPREGAAVGVVAVGALTPPGVHDLEVTGPGIALRLPLRVVDGGYAREVIRIPPSRSGLLEAGRVRAELERVRAVCAAFELVQRWRGPWRYPVQPPVRTSRFGTRRAYNGGPYTSYHAGTDLKGAEGAPVYAPADGVVALAEPLEVRGNAVILRHGLGVCSGYGHLSRLAVRAGQVVRQGEVLGYVGQTGLVTGPHLHWEVRVRGVPVDPEAWVVPGVLSGRD; from the coding sequence ATGCCGTGTTGCCTAAGGTGGCTTCTGTGGCTCGTCGTCTGGGGGGGGAGCCTCGCGCTCGCGCAGCCAGCAGTCTGGTACGAAGTGCAGCCCGGGGACACCCTCTACCGCATCGCCCAGCGCTACGGCACCACAATCCCAGCGCTCGTCGCAGCCAACCGCCTCGAGGACCCCAACGTGCTCGCGGTCGGGCAGCGCCTCCGCATTCCCGGCGAACACCCCTGGCCTCAGACCTGGCCGGCCCCCATCCAAGGCGTACGGGTCACGCCCCACCCCGTGGTGCAGGGCCAGGCGTTCGGGGTGCGGGTCGCGCTGGAGCGGCCCGTTCCCCTCGAGGCTCGCTTCCAGGGGGTGCGCTACCCCCTGGCTCCCCGGGAAGGCGCGGCGGTCGGGGTGGTCGCGGTCGGCGCGCTCACGCCGCCGGGCGTGCACGACCTCGAGGTCACCGGTCCCGGGATCGCCTTGCGCTTGCCGCTCCGGGTGGTGGACGGGGGGTACGCGCGCGAGGTGATCCGCATTCCCCCAAGCCGGAGCGGGCTCCTCGAGGCCGGGCGGGTGCGCGCGGAGCTCGAGCGGGTGCGCGCGGTTTGCGCGGCGTTCGAGCTGGTGCAACGCTGGCGGGGGCCGTGGCGGTACCCGGTGCAGCCTCCGGTCCGGACCTCTCGCTTTGGGACGCGGCGCGCGTATAACGGCGGGCCGTACACGAGCTACCACGCGGGGACCGACCTCAAGGGGGCGGAGGGCGCCCCGGTGTACGCGCCGGCGGACGGGGTGGTGGCGCTCGCCGAGCCGCTCGAGGTGCGGGGCAACGCGGTGATCCTGCGGCACGGCCTTGGGGTGTGCAGCGGGTACGGGCACTTAAGCCGCCTCGCGGTGCGCGCCGGGCAGGTGGTGCGGCAAGGGGAGGTCCTGGGGTACGTGGGGCAGACGGGCCTCGTGACGGGCCCGCACCTGCACTGGGAGGTGCGGGTGCGGGGGGTGCCGGTGGACCCGGAGGCGTGGGTCGTGCCGGGAGTCCTCTCGGGGAGGGATTGA
- a CDS encoding c-type cytochrome → MRRSVWVLLWLALAGCAPLYPAAEPAAPEPDPILQGKALAARFGCTSCHSADGRPGIGPTWKGLYGSRRPLAGGGEAVADEAYLRESILRPNAKIVQGFPPNVMPQDFAQKLSTEQIEAILAYIRSLK, encoded by the coding sequence ATGAGGCGCAGCGTTTGGGTGCTGTTGTGGCTCGCTCTGGCTGGGTGCGCGCCCCTCTACCCGGCGGCCGAACCGGCCGCTCCGGAACCGGACCCAATCCTCCAGGGAAAGGCGCTGGCCGCGCGGTTCGGCTGCACCTCCTGCCACTCCGCCGACGGCCGGCCGGGCATCGGCCCCACATGGAAGGGGTTGTACGGCTCGAGGCGGCCTTTGGCGGGGGGTGGGGAGGCCGTGGCCGATGAGGCGTACCTGCGCGAGTCGATCCTGCGCCCCAACGCCAAGATCGTGCAGGGCTTCCCGCCGAACGTCATGCCGCAGGACTTCGCCCAGAAGCTTTCCACCGAACAGATCGAGGCCATCCTCGCGTATATCCGGAGCTTAAAATAG
- a CDS encoding heavy metal-responsive transcriptional regulator: protein MYRIGELSAHTRVSRDALRFYERQGLLQPAQRTQGGYRLYTEAAVERVRFIKQAQALGITLEEIRRILEAQAGGRPPCRHVRRLLQEKVAAVARRIAELEALRRALEARLRWAEAHPDPACDGEGRCVYLTPPGENISPG, encoded by the coding sequence ATGTACCGAATCGGGGAACTGTCCGCCCACACCCGGGTCAGCCGGGATGCCCTGCGCTTCTACGAGCGCCAGGGCCTTTTGCAGCCCGCCCAGCGCACCCAGGGAGGGTACCGGCTTTACACGGAGGCGGCCGTGGAGCGGGTGCGCTTCATCAAGCAGGCCCAGGCCCTGGGGATCACCCTCGAGGAGATCCGGCGGATCCTCGAAGCGCAGGCGGGGGGCCGCCCCCCCTGCCGTCACGTGCGCCGCTTGCTCCAGGAGAAGGTGGCAGCGGTAGCGCGCCGGATCGCGGAGCTCGAGGCGCTCCGGCGTGCGCTCGAGGCGCGGCTCCGCTGGGCGGAGGCCCACCCCGATCCGGCGTGCGATGGGGAGGGGCGGTGTGTTTACCTAACTCCTCCAGGGGAAAACATATCCCCCGGATAG
- a CDS encoding CopZ family metallochaperone — MTPVKLKITGMTCAHCARTVERALKNVPGVEKVRVNYLKKEAEVHGEATPEALAAAVEAAGYGASPRGA; from the coding sequence ATGACCCCTGTCAAACTCAAGATCACCGGGATGACCTGCGCGCACTGCGCCCGCACGGTCGAACGCGCCCTTAAAAACGTCCCCGGCGTTGAAAAAGTGCGCGTCAACTACCTCAAGAAGGAGGCCGAAGTCCACGGCGAGGCCACCCCCGAGGCCCTGGCCGCGGCCGTCGAGGCTGCCGGGTACGGCGCATCCCCCAGGGGGGCATGA